CATATCCAAAGTCGCCAAGCCGAATTTATCTTTTTCTTGATACACGGCAGCGATAAGATTGTCTTGGCGTTCCGGTAATAAGGCCTCGTCACTTACCGTGCCTGGCGTCACAATACGCACAATTCGGCGTTCAACAGGCCCTTTTGCCGTAGCCGGATCGCCCACTTGTTCGCAAATCGCCACCGGTTCGCCCAACTGCACCAATTTTGCCAAATAACCTTCCACCGCATGATATGGCACACCCGCCATTGGAATCGGCTGTCCTGCCGATTGTCCGCGTTTGGTCAATGAAATATCCAACAATGCCGCTGCCTTTTTCGCGTCGTCATAAAACAGCTCATAGAAATCACCCATCCGATAAAACAATAAAACATCCGGATTCTCAGCTTTGAGTTTGAGATATTGTTGCATCATGGGCGTATGCTGGGTTAAATATTCTTCTGAAATCATTGAGTTACCTGTTTTATTGCAGTGAAATGCGCCGTTCGGATATAGCTTTAAATAGGGCGCTATTTTAGGGTTTTGAACGAGAAAAGCCAATGTTGAAGAAAGTGGTTTTATTTACGCGTTTTTTTATGCTTAAATATTGCATATTTATTCATTTTTATTTAATATCTATGCGATTAATTAATCTATTTATATGAGGCACACAACATGAAAAAAAGACTATTAGCCGCGATTTTAATGGGCGTTAGCGCCATTTCTGCAGCAGAAGAATTAACGTTTGGCACCGAACCGAGCTATCCGCCTTTTGAAGCTACCACCGAAAAAGGTGAATTGGTCGGTTTTGATATCGATGTGGCACTGGCAATTTGTAAACAAATCGGCGCCACCTGTCATTTCAAAACCCAACCTTTCGATGCGTTAATTCCAAGCTTAAAAGCCAAACGTTTTGATGCGGCTATGTCGGCAATTGATATTACCGAAGCACGCGAAAAACAGGTTTTATTCAGTGCACCTTATTATGACAGTTCGGCGAGTTATATCGCGCTGAAAGGCAAAGATTTAGCGAGCGCAAAAAATATCGGCGTACAAAATGGTTCCACTTTCCAACAATATACGGTTGCGGAAACACCGCAATATACGCCGAAATCTTACGTGAATTTACAAGACGCAATTTTAGATTTACAAAACGGTCGGATCGATATCGTGTTAAGTGATACCGCACTGTTGGCAGATATATTGAAAAAAGAGCCGAATCTGCAATTTGTCGGTGAAAAAGTCAGCAATGAAAAATATTTCGGGCGCGGCGTCGGAATCGCCTTAAACAAAGCAAATAAAGCGCTTCAAACCCGTTTAAACCAGGGATTAAACGCCATTAAGGCGAACGGCGAATATCAAGAAATCTATGATAAATGGATGCAGAAATAAGTAAAATTCGGTTAAAACCAATCGTACTTTAACACCAAAGCCCATCCGTCGAGATGGGCTTTGTTATGTTAAAGAGTTATGTTAAAGATTCAAAATTTTATAAATTTCCGAATCTTTACGATCTAAATAATGAAGCGATTGGATTTTACGAATGGTGCGAGATTTGCCACGAATCAGTAAGGTTTCCGTGCCGGCGAGGTTACCTTTGCGGGAAATGCCTTTCAGTAAATCACCGTTGGTAATGCCCGTTGCAGTAAAAACCAGATTATCGTCACGTACGATGTCCTCTAATTTCAGCACCGCATTGACTTGCACACCCGCGACTGCACAGCGTTGAATTTCATTGGCGGCGATTTTTCGGTTTTCTTCGCTATCATCCTTCACTTGGTTACGCGGAATTAAACGCGCTTGCATATCGCCACCTAAAGCGCGTATTGCCGCTGCTGCCGCTACACCTTCCGGCGCACCGCCGATACCGTACAGCATATCTACTTCGGCATCCGGTAAACAACATAACACAGAGGCCGCGACGTCTCCGTCCGGAATCGCCAATACGCGTACGCCCAAGTCGTACATTTGTTGAATCGCCTTTTCATGGCGCGGTTTTGCCAATATCATGACGGTTAAATCGGATAAAGACTTGCCTAAGCGGGAAGCCGTACGGCGCAAATTTTGTTCAAGCGGAAGAGTTAAATCGATCATACCTTTTACTTCCGGACCGACTACTATTTTTTCCATATACATATCCGGCGCTTTTAAGAACGTATGTTTGCCGCCTGCCGCCAAAACGGAAATCGCGTTAGATTGGCCCATTGCGGTCATCCGCGTACCATCAATCGGATCCACTGCAATAGAAACCAATTCTCCGTTGCCGGAACCTACTTTTTCGCCGATATAAAGCATTGGTGCTTCGTCTATTTCTCCTTCGCCGATAACGATTTCGCCGTCCATATGAATAAGGTTGAGCATATAACGCATCGCTTTCACCGCCGCCTCATCCGCAGCGTTTTTATTGCCGCGTCCGAGCCAACCATAAGCTGCTAATGCCGCCGCTTCCGTTACACGAGAAAATTCAATAGCCAATGCACGATTCATTTTGTTTCTCCGTTTTGTCGCAAGCAAAAAAATCGGGCTATTCTAACACTATGCAAACGTTTGCGTAATAAATTTTTAGCCAAACCTTTAAAAAGAAAAGTGAAGTGAGTACAATAAAGCCGTTTCAGACGTTATTTTAAAAGGAAATCGCTATGTCATTAGAAATTTTAAACCAGCTTGAAGATAAAATTAAACAAGCGGTAGAAACCATTCAATTGCTTCAACTTGAAGTGGAAGAATTAAAAGAGCAAAAAAACCAAGCTCAACAAACTATCGAGTCATTACAAAACGAAAATGAACAACTGAAAAACGAACACCATAATTGGCAAGAACATATTCGTTCATTACTCGGCAAATTTGATAATGTTTAATTACATTAAAAGGCTTAGAAAATCTAAGCCTTTTTTCTTTAGGGATTTTTATGAAAATTTGTATTCTTTCAGGTAGCACTTTAGGCACCGCGGAGTATGTAGCGGAGCACTTAGAAGAAGCGCTAAAAAAACAAGGATT
Above is a genomic segment from Aggregatibacter sp. HMT-949 containing:
- a CDS encoding lysine/arginine/ornithine ABC transporter substrate-binding protein; translated protein: MKKRLLAAILMGVSAISAAEELTFGTEPSYPPFEATTEKGELVGFDIDVALAICKQIGATCHFKTQPFDALIPSLKAKRFDAAMSAIDITEAREKQVLFSAPYYDSSASYIALKGKDLASAKNIGVQNGSTFQQYTVAETPQYTPKSYVNLQDAILDLQNGRIDIVLSDTALLADILKKEPNLQFVGEKVSNEKYFGRGVGIALNKANKALQTRLNQGLNAIKANGEYQEIYDKWMQK
- the glpX gene encoding class II fructose-bisphosphatase yields the protein MNRALAIEFSRVTEAAALAAYGWLGRGNKNAADEAAVKAMRYMLNLIHMDGEIVIGEGEIDEAPMLYIGEKVGSGNGELVSIAVDPIDGTRMTAMGQSNAISVLAAGGKHTFLKAPDMYMEKIVVGPEVKGMIDLTLPLEQNLRRTASRLGKSLSDLTVMILAKPRHEKAIQQMYDLGVRVLAIPDGDVAASVLCCLPDAEVDMLYGIGGAPEGVAAAAAIRALGGDMQARLIPRNQVKDDSEENRKIAANEIQRCAVAGVQVNAVLKLEDIVRDDNLVFTATGITNGDLLKGISRKGNLAGTETLLIRGKSRTIRKIQSLHYLDRKDSEIYKILNL
- the zapB gene encoding cell division protein ZapB; protein product: MSLEILNQLEDKIKQAVETIQLLQLEVEELKEQKNQAQQTIESLQNENEQLKNEHHNWQEHIRSLLGKFDNV